A genome region from Gossypium hirsutum isolate 1008001.06 chromosome A04, Gossypium_hirsutum_v2.1, whole genome shotgun sequence includes the following:
- the LOC107948433 gene encoding LOW QUALITY PROTEIN: UPF0481 protein At3g47200 (The sequence of the model RefSeq protein was modified relative to this genomic sequence to represent the inferred CDS: substituted 1 base at 1 genomic stop codon) codes for MESSSPDSSRNSREIGYNFKITRMRSAAAEGEGNRIIHIMEGNEEHLASMHRKISEPPRLLTISAGRPSCCIFRVPESLVEVNGQAYQPRIVSIGPYHHGKPRLRMIEEHKWRYLGFLLKRIKEKGLVLDDLLKVLQPLEAKARDCYSETIQLGSDEFLEIMVLDGCFIVDLFRKVGNIVSIEPDDPIISMLWILPFFYRDFLRLENQIPFFILQCLFDLTKMPDEKSGRSLSMLALGFFNNAMLRPDEVIAKFHDLKGQHLLDLVRASFIPSEQDHEPSXVSAPTRLIHPISKLRRAGIKFLPGKSDSFLVMKFRHGVIEMPPITMDDFMSSFLLNCVAFEQCHQSRIKHFTDYATMLDCLVNSYKDVEYLCERNIVENYFGTEGEVARFINNIGKDTAFDINNCYLSKLFRDVHQHYRNSWYVQWASFKHTYFETPWSFISALAALILLLLTIAQTFFTIYAVYKPEK; via the coding sequence ATGGAATCATCATCACCAGATTCTTCTCGTAACTCTAGAGAAATTGGATACAACTTTAAAATAACAAGGATGAGAAGTGCAGCAGCAGAAGGAGAAGGCAATCGTATCATACATATTATGGAAGGAAATGAGGAACACTTAGCTTCCATGCACCGGAAAATCTCTGAGCCGCCGCGTTTGCTGACGATCAGTGCCGGAAGGCCCTCATGCTGCATCTTCAGAGTCCCAGAGAGCCTGGTTGAGGTCAACGGCCAGGCCTATCAACCTCGTATTGTCTCGATAGGGCCATATCACCATGGGAAGCCTCGGCTTAGGATGATTGAGGAGCACAAGTGGCGCTATTTGGGCTTCTTGCTCAAAAGGATAAAAGAAAAAGGCTTAGTATTGGATGACCTTTTGAAGGTTTTACAGCCCCTGGAAGCGAAAGCAAGAGATTGTTATTCAGAAACTATTCAACTTGGCAGCGATGAATTTCTGGAGATAATGGTTCTTGATGGTTGCTTCATTGTTGACTTGTTTCGTAAGGTTGGAAACATAGTCTCAATTGAGCCTGACGATCCTATAATCTCCATGTTATGGATCTTACCCTTTTTTTACAGGGATTTCCTTCGATTGGAAAATCAGATTCCCTTCTTTATTCTTCAATGTCTATTCGATTTAACAAAGATGCCTGACGAGAAATCTGGCCGGTCCCTATCCATGCTTGCTTTGGGATTCTTCAACAATGCAATGTTAAGGCCAGACGAAGTTATTGCAAAGTTTCACGATCTGAAAGGCCAGCATTTGCTCGATTTGGTCCGTGCAAGCTTCATTCCTTCCGAACAAGATCACGAACCGTCCTAGGTTTCTGCCCCGACACGGTTAATCCATCCAATTTCCAAGCTCCGCCGCGCAGGAATCAAGTTCCTTCCCGGGAAATCCGATAGCTTCTTGGTAATGAAATTCCGGCACGGCGTGATCGAAATGCCTCCAATAACCATGGACGATTTCATGAGCTCTTTTTTGCTCAACTGTGTGGCGTTCGAGCAATGCCATCAGAGCCGCATCAAGCACTTCACGGATTACGCTACGATGCTGGACTGCCTGGTGAACAGCTACAAGGATGTCGAATACCTATGCGAGCGCAACATCGTGGAAAACTATTTCGGAACGGAAGGCGAAGTCGCACGGTTCATCAACAATATAGGTAAAGATACTGCATTTGATATTAACAACTGTTACTTATCTAAGCTCTTTAGAGATGTTCATCAGCATTACAGGAATAGTTGGTATGTTCAGTGGGCGAGCTTCAAACATACTTACTTTGAAACACCATGGTCGTTTATATCGGCATTGGCTGCCTTGATCCTCCTTTTACTTACCATCGCACAGACCTTCTTCACAATTTACGCTGTTTATAAACCTGAAAAATAA